Proteins encoded together in one Anguilla anguilla isolate fAngAng1 chromosome 9, fAngAng1.pri, whole genome shotgun sequence window:
- the uimc1 gene encoding BRCA1-A complex subunit RAP80 isoform X2, which yields MPRKKRTRRRDTDDDGSAFPSKRRHTDNDELLIISDSENEEEEHRPAAREGRLRGRETRTQARDRDVVSAELTEEEMMELAVRLSEREAGNAALRRQQQEEEDMRLAIAQSLHANGMQANSEDCESLPLVMTPVGGSQPLAGQSPTPAAESPAFPPRKKPLSLSLSNRKRDVSTEDQFTMATGVGVAQRGRVSDPPSQSADPSESPPIGTDTPLSAPPASEAIGPSQGEALGSDSEGESRGSSAGGPSQAGGPSHRPVLRIEKLSQALEQDCRSAGFVLCSQSDPAKLPASGASPSSPPPSPEPPQSPTFPRSDRREDGRGPGGARNSPETAAAVACAPRGGEEASEPPPHRKGRPPGSHGCSERTHRSHLEPLVPRGVILKGKREDGSRDHGGSDREQSQRSTSSQPAHGVSERTAGGALQVALQPGQDFSTQMTLHWEDNEDEESPVENEECPIVAQTPSPPRSQSAVCEQSSYSESESLLRDVPGSVPSPVFPRDASRNPTTPLSGLAPPSAPRAGVGGARGIRRKITFRNMYAPIPAVPSGQGEPSCSGGPGASPSLQAPAQPTKEEQGAGHVLYYWGVPFCPRGQNPDDYTQVILTQLEVYEKSLKSAQRGLLRKAEWGEPVLPGPLKRPFCRRARLKRSRPARPLRNEEEEEEEDPGEAEEEEEEEEERGGSQKGSEAVGGDREGGAPDSEALEAPSQTLPEEPKSSLDSNFVPEEPPDKFRLLRRRALRDRTPPQPETQLLEHQEEEEEEEGMCPETQMSEENTQDVNMESPAGSQPRPESEVMEVEQEEVGQEVHSQPTEAAAGGEEATMEVEVTEQEAQDAQDAQGRSGRVECPICMHGFPLSQIEMHAAYCDGSADTEESCSQAQAMVLRKSTRRTEEADEDRPSTRLTRVPLQEKCFLCHGLFPVPEYDSHVEACIQKSTRTNQGAKSLLTALDRSEQKDSEAGPSHSFRRKEISAESGGSRTAGFSVSDSPIKAFTPISEATDCLVDFKRQLSAKPSQRAGRKRKFHR from the exons ATGCCACGGAAAAAGCGAACTCGGAGAAGAGATACCGACGACGATGGCAGTGCATTTCCCAGCAAGAGAAGACACACAGATAATGACGAACTACTGatcatttctgacagcgaaaatgAG GAAGAGGAGCACAGACCAGCCGCCAGGGAAGGCCGTTTGCGTGGGAGAGAGACCAGAACACAGGCTAGAG ACAGGGATGTTGTTTCCGCAGAGCTGACGGAGGAGGAGATGATGGAGTTGGCGGTGCGGCTGAGTGAAAGGGAAGCTGGGAACGCGGCGCTCAGACGacagcagcaggaagaggaggacatgAGGCTGGCCATCGCTCAGAGTCTACAT GCTAATGGCATGCAGGCTAACAGCGAGGACTGTGAGTCGTTGCCGTTGGTGATGACCCCTGTCGGGGGGTCACAGCCCTTGGCTGGCCAGAGCCCCACCCCCGCTGCAGAAAGCCCTGCCTTCCCCCCCAGAAAGAAGCCCTTATCTCTGAGTTTGAGCAATAGGAAGAGAGACGTATCCACAGAGGACCAGTTCACTATGGCAACCGGAGTGGGCGTggctcagagagggagggttagCGACccacccagccaatcagcagaccCGTCTGAGTCTCCGCCCATCGGCACGGACACTCCCCTGTCAGCTCCTCCTGCCTCAGAGGCG ATCGGCCCGTCCCAAGGAGAGGCCCTGGGCTCAGACTCTGAGGGAGAATCTCGGGGCTCCTCTGCGGGGGGCCCCTCCCAGGCGGGGGGCCCCTCCCACAGGCCCGTGCTCCGCATAGAGAAGCTGAGCCAGGCCCTGGAGCAGGACTGCCGCTCCGCCGGGTTTGTGCTCTGCTCGCAGAGCGATCCCGCCAAATTACCCGCGTCCGGCGCGTCGCCGTCCTCTCCGCCGCCGAGCCCGGAGCCCCCCCAGAGCCCCACCTTCCCCCGCTCAGACCGAAGGGAGGACGGGCGGGGGCCCGGAGGGGCGCGGAACTCTCCGGAAACGGCCGCGGCCGTCGCGTGTGCGCCGCGTGGAGGTGAAGAGGCTTCtgagcccccccctcaccgTAAAGGCCGACCCCCCGGGAGCCACGGCTGCTCTGAACGGACCCACAGATCCCACCTGGAGCCTCTGGTTCCGAGGGGCGTAATTCTGAAAGGCAAGCGCGAGGACGGGAGCAGAGATCAC GGCGGTTCTGATCGGGAGCAGAGCCAGCGCTCGACGAGCAGCCAGCCCGCTCACG GCGTGTCCGAGCGCACCGCTGGAGGGGCCCTGCAGGTGGCGCTGCAGCCTGGACAGGACTTCTCCACTCAGATGACACTACACTGGGAAGACAACGAGGATGAGGAAAGTCCTGTGGAG AATGAAGAATGCCCAATTGTGGCTCAGACCCCCAGTCCTCCAAGATCCCAGAGTGCAGTTTGTGAGCAGAGCAGTTACTCAGAATCGGAATCCCTCCTCAGAGATGTACCCGGCTCTGTGCCCAGCCCGGTCTTCCCGCGGGACGCCTCCCGAAATCCCACGACCCCCCTCAGCGGCCTGGCCCCCCCCTCGGCTCCCAGGgcgggtgtgggcggggccagaggcATTCGGAGAAAGATTACATTCAGGAACATGTACGCTCCCATACCTGCAGTGCCTTCAGGACAGGGAGAGCCCTCCTGCAGCGGTGGCCCCGGGGCTAGCCCCTCCCTCCAGGCCCCGGCCCAGCCCACTAAAgaggagcagggggcggggcatgtgCTGTATTACTGGGGCGTGCCCTTCTGCCCCCGGGGGCAGAACCCGGACGACTACACTCAGGTGATCCTCACCCAGCTGGAGGTGTACGAGAAGAGCCTGAAATCTGCCCAGCGGGGGCTGCTCCGCAAGGCCGAGTGGGGGGAGCCCGTGCTCCCCGGCCCCCTCAAACGGCCCTTCTGCCGCCGGGCCCGCCTCAAACGCTCCCGGCCTGCCCGGCCCCTGCGcaacgaggaggaggaggaggaggaggacccgggagaggcggaggaggaggaggaggaggaggaggagaggggcggaTCGCAGAAAGGCTCGGAGGCGGttgggggggacagagagggcgGGGCGCCGGACAGTGAAGCTCTGGAGGCTCCATCACAGACACTGCCAGAGGAG cCAAAATCCTCGTTGGACTCTAACTTTGTGCCTGAAGAACCACCAGACAAATTCAGACTTTTGAG GAGACGCGCCCTCAGGGACCGGACTCCCCCTCAGCCCGAGACACAGCTGCTGGAGcaccaggaggaagaggaggaggaggagggaatgTGTCCAG aGACCCAGATGAGCGAGGAGAACACGCAGGATGTGAACATGGAGAGCCCTGCTGGGAGTCAG CCCAGGCCGGAGTCTGAGGTGATGgaggtggagcaggaggaggtggggcaGGAGGTGCACAGCCAGCccacagaagcagcagcaggaggagaggaggccaCCATGGAGGTGGAGGTGACGGAGCAGGAGGCGCAGGATGCGCAGGATGCGCAGGGCCGCAGTGGGAGGGTGGAGTGTCCCATCTGCATGCACGGCTTCCCGCTGTCGCAGATCGAGATGCACGCTGCGTACTGCGACGGCAGCGCCGACACCGAGGAGAGCTGCTCACAGGCGCAAG CTATGGTTCTGCGGAAGAGCACCAGGAGGACTGAAGAGGCTGATGAGGATCGGCCCAGCACCAGACTTACCAG agTACCACTGCAGGAGAAGTGCTTCCTGTGTCACGGGCTGTTCCCTGTGCCTGAGTACGACAGCCACGTGGAGGCCTGCATCCAAAAGTCCACCCGCACCAATCAG GGAGCGAAGAGCTTGCTGACAGCGTTGGACCGGTCGGAGCAGAAAGACTCTG aAGCTGGGCCATCGCATTCATTCAGAAGGAAAGAAATCAG cgcGGAATCGGGCGGCAGCAGAACCGCGGGCTTCTCCGTCAGCGACTCCCCGATCAAGGCCTTCACGCCCATCTCCGAGGCAACCGACTGCCTGGTGGACTTCAAGCGGCAGCTCTCCGCCAAGCCCAGCCAGAGGGccggcaggaagaggaagttcCACCGGTAG